The genomic region GTAATCATGAACAAGTGAACGGATATATGTACCCTTACTGCAGTCCACTTTAAAGGCAATCTCCGGAAGTGCGATAGGGGTCAGGTCAAATTTATAAATAGTGATTTCCCTTGATTCAATAAAGACTGTCTTGTTTTTTCGTGCATAGGCATATGCTGGTTTGCCTGCAATTTTAACTGCAGAAAAGGGTGGAGGAGTCTGTCTTATTGTTCCTATAAAATGCTGTCGTGTACTTTCCAGTAAATCAGGCGTTATATGGCTGGTACTATATATCTGGTCCACTGCGCTTTCAGCATCAAAAGTAGGTGTGGTAGCACCAAGAATGAAGGTTCCCTTGTAGGTCTTATCCAGACTGGTAAATTCCTGCATTCTTTTGGTAAATTTACCTGTGCATAGGATAAGCAATCCGGTTGCCATTGGATCCAGTGTACCTGCATGACCAACTTTGATCTTCTTTATATCAAGCTGTGAACAAATAAACTTCCGCAGGTGATTGACCACTGCAAAGGATGTCCATCCTTTAGGCTTGTTAATCAGAAGTATTTCCCCATTCAGAAAATCAAAAGTCCTCGTCGTTGTCATGTAATGATTTTGGCAGGTACCCTATTCATCAAAGATTTTCCAAGTCCCATCAGGGATAAGATATTATGTTATCTGTCAATAGGTCAAGATATTATCCTGATCTAAAGAGAAATAAAAACCGCAATAGTACCGATAACAAGGCAATAGATTGCAAACCAAATTAATTTTCCTTTCCTGACAATGCCGATCATCCATCGGCAAGCTAATAATCCGCAAATGAATGCAGAGATAAATCCAATGATGATTGGTCCTATATTTCCATGAACCTGTGTGCCCATGTCGCCCCTTAGAATATCCATAAAATTGGCTCCCAACACAGGCAGGATAACCATGAGAAATGAAAAGCGTGTAACCAATTCTCTTTTGTTTCCCAGTAAAAGTCCGGTGGAAATAGTTACTCCCGACCGTGAAAGACCTGGTAGCACTGCTATTGCCTGGGCAATGCCTATAATGATAGCATCAAGAAATGTGATGTTTTTATTACCCGGCCTTCTGAAATGAGCAATGAATAGTAAAATGGCGGTCAGAATAAGCATAGATCCAACAAAAAGTACATTACCATTGAAAAAGCTTTCTGCCTCCTCTTTGAAAAAAATTCCAATAAAGGCAACCGGGGCCATAGATAGAAGGAGTTTAGCTATGTATC from Bacteroidota bacterium harbors:
- the truB gene encoding tRNA pseudouridine(55) synthase TruB, producing MTTTRTFDFLNGEILLINKPKGWTSFAVVNHLRKFICSQLDIKKIKVGHAGTLDPMATGLLILCTGKFTKRMQEFTSLDKTYKGTFILGATTPTFDAESAVDQIYSTSHITPDLLESTRQHFIGTIRQTPPPFSAVKIAGKPAYAYARKNKTVFIESREITIYKFDLTPIALPEIAFKVDCSKGTYIRSLVHDYGKAVSCGAYLSSLTRTRIGPYHLTEAYEINHFKEIVTAK
- a CDS encoding undecaprenyl-diphosphate phosphatase, giving the protein MDWLTALILGIVQGLAEFLPISSSGHLELGKVILNSDLSENITFTVVVHGATVLSTVVVFYKDILQLTKALFSFRWDDQTRYIAKLLLSMAPVAFIGIFFKEEAESFFNGNVLFVGSMLILTAILLFIAHFRRPGNKNITFLDAIIIGIAQAIAVLPGLSRSGVTISTGLLLGNKRELVTRFSFLMVILPVLGANFMDILRGDMGTQVHGNIGPIIIGFISAFICGLLACRWMIGIVRKGKLIWFAIYCLVIGTIAVFISL